One genomic window of Arachis stenosperma cultivar V10309 chromosome 10, arast.V10309.gnm1.PFL2, whole genome shotgun sequence includes the following:
- the LOC130957491 gene encoding uncharacterized protein LOC130957491, which translates to MTGLLKKHGIIHKVATAYHPQTNGQAEVSNREIKCILEKIVKPHRRDRSTRLGDALWAYRTAYKTPIRMRLGGARIERRLQLEELECLQLEAYENSRLYKEKVKAVHDNNIKRREFRARDQVLLYNSRLRLMSGKLRSRWDGPYVVEKVEPYGVVYLSHPSSPTFFKANRQHLKLYHGVKMKNNKELEIFLLKDPAKEED; encoded by the exons ATGACAGGTTTACTGAAGAAACATGGAATCATTCACAAGGTGGCGACGGCTTACCATCCCcaaaccaatggacaagccgaggtGTCTAATAGAGAGATTAAGTGCATACTGGAGAAGATTGTGAAGCCTCATAGAAGGGACAGGAGTACTAGACTTGGAGATGCGCTTTGGGCTTATCGGACAGCTTACAAGACACCCATCAGAATGA GATTGGGAGGAGCCAGAATTGAAAGGAGGTTGCAACTAGAGGAATTGGAGTGCCTTCAACTAGAAGCGTATGAGAACTCAAGGCTTTACAAGGAAAAGGTGAAGGCGGTGCATGACAATAACATCAAGAGAAGAGAGTTTAGAGCTAGGGATCAAGTCCTTCTCTACAACTCAAGGTTAAGGCTAATGTCAGGCAAGCTGAGGTCAAGGTGGGATGGCCCTTACGTGGTGGAAAAGGTGGAACCGTACGGAGTTGTCTACCTGAGTCACCCCTCAAGCCCCACCTTCTTCAAAGCCAATAGACAACATCTGAAATTGTATCATGGTGTAAAGATGAAGAACAACAAGGAGCTGgagatcttcctcttgaaggATCCAGCAAAGGAAGAGGACTGA